The proteins below come from a single Mytilus edulis chromosome 5, xbMytEdul2.2, whole genome shotgun sequence genomic window:
- the LOC139524156 gene encoding growth hormone secretagogue receptor type 1-like, with amino-acid sequence MTNLTNILLKYITSPEKAAYILDFLKEQNYSVENQNDLISLIKNLHYNESNTSSGELDATDDMLKLYISPLLLVLGTIGNILAFVVLVKNSHKVSTYHYLYVLAVMDILLLMTNLLQVWIKQLTGILIQDEADWLCKLFVFVGFFSSDASVWLIIAVTVERWIAVQMPLKTSMICTPRRTKLSVILVLAVIASLNSHFLWSVGIQATNGTGTSIKYECAPSPAYATLINTVWPWVDAIIYSFLPFVIISAVNFMIINTVCKARRRREKLLLSSKQKKIETRRANSKLTLMLLSLSFSFLFLTLPMNIMMIAVVFWNKENHSPEENWTFSLIRTITELLMYTNHTVNFMLYFVTGQRFRQQFVKIFIPCNTTWSTANENERSQHNTHHMKRVSSWNSDKNVKDDIAKTSFIRSSNMKHRHGQYV; translated from the coding sequence ATGactaatttaacaaatatattgttgAAATATATTACATCGCCGGAGAAAGCAGCCTATATACTGGACTTTCTCAAAGAGCAGAACTATTCGGTTGAAAATCAAAATGATCTTATCAGCCTTATCAAAAATCTGCATTATAACGAGTCGAACACATCTTCAGGTGAATTGGATGCAACTGACGACATGTTGAAACTGTACATATCACCACTATTACTTGTGCTAGGAACCATTGGTAATATACTTGCTTTCGTCGTCTTGGTGAAAAATTCACATAAAGTGTCAACGTACCACTATCTGTATGTGCTAGCTGTAATGGATATACTTTTGTTGATGACTAACTTATTACAAGTTTGGATTAAGCAATTAACTGGTATATTAATTCAAGACGAGGCTGATTGGTTGTGCAAATTGTTCGTCTTCGTCGGATTTTTCAGTAGTGATGCAAGCGTTTGGTTGATAATTGCCGTCACGGTTGAACGCTGGATTGCCGTCCAGATGCCTTTAAAGACCTCTATGATATGTACTCCTCGGCGAACAAAATTGTCGGTTATTCTTGTGCTGGCAGTCATTGCCTCATTAAATTCACATTTCTTGTGGTCAGTTGGCATACAAGCAACCAACGGTACAGGAACATCTATAAAATATGAATGCGCACCTTCACCGGCATATGCAACGCTTATCAACACGGTGTGGCCCTGGGTTGATGCAATTATTTATTCTTTCCTTCCTTTCGTGATCATAAGTGCTGTTAATTTTATGATTATCAATACAGTTTGTAAAGCGAGGCGCAGGCGAGAAAAACTGTTATTATCGTctaaacaaaagaaaatagaaacTCGTAGAGCTAATAGTAAACTAACATTGATGCTGTTATCACTATCATTTTCCTTCCTCTTCTTAACATTGCCAATGAACATAATGATGATAGCTGTAGTGTTCTGGAATAAAGAAAACCACTCACCAGAAGAAAACTGGACATTTTCCTTAATCAGAACGATAACAGAATTACTCATGTATACCAATCATACTGTAAATTTTATGTTGTATTTCGTAACCGGACAGAGGTTCAGACAACAGtttgtaaaaattttcattcCATGCAACACCACTTGGTCTACAGCAAATGAAAACGAACGATCACAACATAATACACATCACATGAAGCGCGTATCTTCATGGAACAGTGACAAGAACGTTAAAGATGATATTGCAAAAACAAGTTTTATACGCTCAAGCAATATGAAACATCGTCATGGACAATATGTATAG